A section of the Larus michahellis chromosome 1, bLarMic1.1, whole genome shotgun sequence genome encodes:
- the MLNR gene encoding motilin receptor: protein MWDGGGGNGSEGEHWPWPPCDERLCLALPVRALVPVTAVCLGLFVVGVVGNVLTVLVIHGYRDMKTTTNLYLGSMAISDLLILLGLPFDLYRLWRSRPWIFGQLLCRLSHYLSEGCTYCTILHITALTVERYLAICFPLKAKVVVTKRRVKAVIGALWAFAFLSASPFFFLVGVEQPDNHTDSRECKPTLQAMESGLLATMFWVTTSYFVLPVICLNVLYGFIGRELWRSNARLRGPNTVLQEKGHRQTLKILAVVVLAFVICWLPFHIGRIIFINTRDIRMMLFSQYFNIFALQLFYLSASINPILYNLISKKYRAAAYKLLLPQRAAERAFTVTKDAGGYTETSASTRNEYATSF from the exons ATGTgggacggcggcggggggaaCGGCAGCGAGGGCGAGCACTGGCCCTGGCCGCCCTGCGACGAGCGGCTGTGCTTGGCGCTGCCGGTGCGGGCGCTCGTCCCCGTCACGGCCGTCTGTCTGGGGCTGTTCGTGGTCGGCGTGGTGGGCAACGTCCTGACGGTGCTGGTCATCCATGGCTACCGTGACATGAAGACCACCACCAACCTCTACCTGGGCAGCATGGCCATCTCGGACCTGCTCATCCTCCTGGGGCTGCCTTTCGACCTTTACCGCCTGTGGCGCTCCCGGCCCTGGATCTTCGGGCAGCTGCTGTGCCGCCTCTCCCACTACCTCAGCGAGGGCTGCACCTACTGCACCATCCTCCACATCACCGCCCTCACCGTGGAGCGCTACCTCGCCATCTGCTTCCCCCTCAAGGCCAAGGTGGTCGTCACCAAGCGCCGAGTGAAGGCCGTCATCGGTGCCCTCTGGGCCTTTGCCTTCCTCTCCGCCAGCCCCTTCTTCTTCCTAGTTGGCGTGGAGCAGCCCGACAACCACACCGACAGCCGGGAGTGCAAGCCCACCCTGCAGGCCATGGAGTCCGGCCTGCTGGCCACCATGTTCTGGGTCACCACCTCCTACTTCGTCCTGCCCGTCATCTGCCTCAACGTCCTCTATGGTTTCATCGGCCGGGAGCTGTGGCGGAGCAACGCACGCCTGCGGGGCCCCAACACGGTCCTCCAGGAGAAGGGGCACCGCCAGACCCTCAAGATCTTGG CTGTGGTGGTTCTGGCCTTTGTAATTTGCTGGTTGCCTTTCCACATTGGCAGGATCATATTTATAAACACCCGGGACATCAGGATGATGCTGTTCTCCCAGTACTTTAATATATTTGCTCTGCAGCTTTTCTACCTGAGCGCATCTATCAACCCGATCCTCTACAATCTCATTTCGAAGAAGTACAGGGCAGCAGCCTACAAGCTGCTGTTGCCACAGCGAGCTGCAGAAAGGGCTTTCACGGTAACAAAAGACGCTGGTGGCTACACAGAGACCAGCGCTAGCACAAGAAATGAGTATGCCACCAGCTTCTGA